In the Candidatus Methanoperedens sp. genome, AATGGGCGATAATCCAGGCATATTATTCCATGTTTCACTCATTTAGAGCCCTTATTTTCAGCAAAGGCTATAGAGAAAAAAGCCACACTTGCATAAAATACGCAATAGAATCTCTTTTTGTGGACACAGGCGCTCTGGATAACCAGCTCTTACAGGACTTTAGCTATGCCATGAAGGTCCGGGAAGGAGCGGATTATGGAAGTGTATATGGTAAAGACTCTGCGCTGGAATTGCAGATCTCAGCAGGTAGAATATACGAAGTAGCTAAAAGGTTAATTTCATAGCCCTTCATATCCAGTAGCCCCATCACCCCATCCCTCTCGCCAGCCATCTTGAATCTATAGCAGGACTGCCGCCCAATTGCACGCTCGAAGCCTGACCCGCGAGAGGTTGTGGAGGCGGTGGTGAGTGGGGTGCTTGAGGAAGAATCGCATAATGAGAATATCAAATGAAAATAAAGAAAACATATATACGATATTAGTAATCTATTAAAATTGCATTAATATGGTAAAAGCGATAGTGAATATAAACGAAAGAGCCAACAGGGTATTAAATATAGTAAAAGCAAAACATGGTTTGAAAACCAAATCTGAAGCTATTAATAAAGTGGTAAGTGAGTATGGAAAATCACTTCTTGAACCTGAACTGGATATTCTCAAAACTTGCAAAGAGAGATCCGAAAAAGATGCGGATGATCGAGAAAAAGATAAAACAGATTTGTGAAAAACCTCTGCATTTCAAACCCTTAAGAGCGCCGATGCAGCATTTGCGAAGAGTCCATATTGATAAAAGCTTTGTCTTAACCTATTCAGTCAATGAGAAAAATAAAGTTGTGGTAATAGAAGATTACGATCACCATGATAAAATCTATTTATAGTAATTTTTATTTTACAGCACCGCATCGCCGCCAGACCAGCTCGTGCCCCTCTGCGATAAGCTCGAAGCCGGACTCCTGCGCTCGCAGGCGGACAGCGAGAGGTTGATGGAGGCGGTTGGAGGATGCTGGCGGGGCTTCGGGAACATATCGGCGCAGGGAGTTTAATATTTTTGAAGTGATATAAGATGTGATAGAACACGGAGCGCACTGATAACACAGAGTGGCATGGATTAAAATTATCCGTGCGTATCCGTTAAATCCGTGTCATCCGCGTTCCATTCTTCGAACCGCCTCCCCCCACAAAAAGAAGCAATAACCGTTTCCCCGCCCCCCATCGCCGCCGCCTGCCCCGCGCCATCGCCAGCACTATCCCTCATCGGATAGCTCTCAACCGGAGTTCGCTGTTGATTCTGAGTAAACGCGCTGTCCCATAGGCCGTGAGGCTGCTTCGGGAACATATCGGCGCCGCGAGATTAATATTTAAAGAGAGATAAATGTGCGGTGCGCAAAGGACGCGAAGCATGCCCCATCACCTTATTCCTTTCGCCAGCCATCTTGAATCCATAGCAGTGCA is a window encoding:
- a CDS encoding HEPN domain-containing protein codes for the protein MRYQFEQCIDKGKIVKIEIASDLISKEIDEAKNDLNSCERSIQESNFKWAIIQAYYSMFHSFRALIFSKGYREKSHTCIKYAIESLFVDTGALDNQLLQDFSYAMKVREGADYGSVYGKDSALELQISAGRIYEVAKRLIS
- a CDS encoding DUF2683 family protein, encoding MVKAIVNINERANRVLNIVKAKHGLKTKSEAINKVVSEYGKSLLEPELDILKTCKERSEKDADDREKDKTDL